Proteins encoded within one genomic window of Hyalangium minutum:
- the queC gene encoding 7-cyano-7-deazaguanine synthase QueC, protein MMKKAVVLLSGGLDSTTCLAMAKAAGFEPVCLGIAYGQRHAVELERARKVVASMGVRDFRVVNIDLRSVGGSALTADIPVPKDRPEKEMSHGIPVTYVPARNTLFLSLALGLAEVVGAQDLYIGVNAVDYSGYPDCRPEFIRAFETLANLATKAGVEGARFHIHAPLSGMTKAEIIHEGVRLGVDYGMTHSCYDPDTQGRACGRCDSCLLRKKGFEDAGVPDPTAYTTEGK, encoded by the coding sequence CTGATGAAGAAGGCTGTGGTGTTGTTGTCGGGAGGGTTGGACTCCACCACCTGTCTGGCGATGGCGAAGGCGGCGGGCTTCGAGCCGGTCTGCCTCGGCATTGCGTACGGACAGCGCCACGCGGTGGAGCTGGAGCGGGCGCGCAAGGTGGTCGCCAGCATGGGCGTGAGGGACTTCCGCGTGGTGAACATCGACCTGCGCAGCGTGGGCGGCTCGGCACTGACGGCGGACATCCCGGTGCCCAAGGACCGGCCCGAGAAGGAGATGTCGCACGGCATCCCGGTGACGTACGTGCCGGCGCGCAACACGCTCTTCCTCTCGCTGGCGCTGGGGCTCGCGGAGGTGGTGGGGGCGCAGGATCTCTACATTGGCGTGAATGCGGTGGACTACAGCGGTTACCCGGACTGCCGGCCGGAGTTCATCCGGGCCTTCGAGACGCTGGCGAACCTGGCGACGAAGGCGGGCGTGGAGGGTGCGCGCTTCCACATCCACGCGCCGCTGTCGGGGATGACGAAGGCGGAGATCATCCACGAGGGCGTTCGGCTGGGCGTAGACTACGGGATGACACACTCGTGCTACGACCCGGACACCCAGGGCCGCGCTTGTGGGCGCTGCGACAGCTGCCTGCTGCGCAAGAAGGGCTTCGAGGACGCGGGAGTCCCGGATCCAACTGCGTACACGACGGAGGGGAAGTGA
- the ddpX gene encoding D-alanyl-D-alanine dipeptidase, protein MLPAAKLVVTLWLSAGEPAVVDATEVIPDLVVDLRYATEDNFLKRAVYPADARCMLLKDTVQRLKKAADTLRPQGYRLKVYDCYRPRAVQYEMWKIMPQPGYVANPKFGSNHNRGAAVDLTMVTTEGGDVEMPTKFDDFTPAAHHGYKGGTEASRKHREILREAMEGVGFKRNQMEWWHYDLPNAKKLPVLDVPFTKPQ, encoded by the coding sequence ATGCTGCCTGCGGCGAAGCTGGTGGTGACGCTGTGGCTGTCCGCGGGCGAGCCGGCGGTGGTGGACGCCACGGAGGTGATTCCGGATCTCGTGGTGGACCTGCGCTACGCCACGGAGGACAACTTCCTGAAGCGGGCTGTGTACCCGGCGGACGCGCGCTGCATGCTGCTGAAGGACACGGTGCAGCGGCTGAAGAAGGCGGCGGACACGCTGCGGCCCCAGGGCTACCGGCTGAAGGTCTACGACTGCTACCGTCCGCGCGCCGTGCAGTACGAGATGTGGAAGATCATGCCCCAGCCCGGCTACGTGGCGAATCCGAAGTTCGGCTCGAACCACAACCGGGGTGCGGCGGTGGACCTGACGATGGTCACCACCGAGGGCGGCGACGTAGAGATGCCCACGAAGTTCGACGACTTCACCCCCGCGGCGCACCACGGCTACAAGGGCGGCACGGAGGCCTCGCGCAAGCACCGGGAGATTCTCCGCGAGGCCATGGAGGGCGTCGGCTTCAAGCGCAACCAGATGGAGTGGTGGCACTACGACTTGCCGAACGCCAAGAAGCTGCCCGTGCTGGACGTGCCCTTCACCAAGCCCCAGTGA
- a CDS encoding S8 family peptidase, whose product MRVFTVAKLAVSCMAVSLLTACPKSPTPPDDGKPPGDCPSGVTLTAAQAAQEKFVKVDKPISGEYVVVLKDPAPGVQPKPVAPLAQQLTGKYGGTSFATYENALRGFASKMTEAQAQAMSTDGEVAYVQENQVLTVFDTQSNATWGLDRIDQRDLPLDTKYTSAAQGKGVHAYIIDTGIRISHSEFGGRADVGYDAIGDGQKGNDCNGHGTHVAGTVGGSTFGVAKNVLLHAVRVLSCSGSGSTAGVVAGIDWVTSNRQLPAVANMSLGGGADRALDDAVRRSVAAGVVYALAAGNDNKDACNTSPSRTAEAITVGATTKDDTRATFSNFGGCVDIFAPGHNITSSWNTGDADNKTISGTSMATPHVAGMAALYLGAHPNASPNDVAKALLDNSTPNKVGSPGKCSPNKLGYMGFIGGGTPASTPSSAQ is encoded by the coding sequence ATGAGAGTCTTCACCGTAGCGAAGCTGGCTGTGTCCTGCATGGCCGTATCCCTGCTGACGGCATGCCCGAAGTCGCCGACGCCTCCAGACGACGGAAAACCGCCGGGCGACTGCCCCAGTGGCGTGACGCTGACGGCGGCGCAGGCCGCGCAGGAGAAGTTCGTCAAGGTCGACAAGCCCATCTCCGGCGAGTACGTGGTGGTGCTGAAGGATCCGGCGCCGGGCGTGCAGCCGAAGCCGGTGGCGCCGCTGGCGCAGCAGCTCACGGGCAAGTACGGCGGCACTTCGTTCGCCACGTACGAGAACGCGCTGCGTGGCTTCGCCAGCAAGATGACCGAGGCCCAGGCCCAGGCCATGTCCACCGACGGCGAGGTGGCGTACGTGCAGGAGAACCAGGTGCTGACGGTGTTCGACACGCAGTCGAACGCCACGTGGGGCCTGGACCGGATTGATCAGCGCGACCTGCCGCTGGACACGAAGTACACGTCCGCGGCCCAGGGCAAGGGCGTGCACGCGTACATCATCGACACGGGCATCCGCATCTCGCACAGCGAGTTCGGCGGGCGCGCGGACGTGGGCTACGACGCCATCGGCGACGGGCAGAAGGGCAACGACTGCAACGGCCACGGCACGCACGTGGCGGGCACGGTGGGTGGCAGCACCTTCGGCGTGGCGAAGAACGTGCTGCTGCACGCGGTGCGCGTGCTGAGCTGCTCGGGCTCGGGCTCGACGGCCGGCGTGGTTGCGGGCATCGACTGGGTGACGAGCAACCGGCAGCTGCCCGCGGTGGCCAACATGAGCCTGGGTGGCGGCGCGGACCGGGCGCTGGATGACGCGGTTCGCCGGTCCGTGGCCGCAGGCGTGGTGTACGCGCTGGCGGCGGGCAACGACAACAAGGACGCGTGCAACACCTCGCCGTCGCGCACGGCCGAGGCCATCACCGTGGGCGCGACAACGAAGGACGACACGCGGGCCACTTTCTCCAACTTTGGCGGCTGCGTGGACATCTTCGCGCCGGGCCACAACATCACCTCGTCGTGGAACACGGGCGACGCGGACAACAAGACGATCAGCGGCACGTCCATGGCCACTCCGCACGTGGCGGGCATGGCGGCGCTCTACCTGGGCGCCCACCCGAACGCCTCGCCGAACGACGTGGCCAAGGCGCTGCTGGACAACTCGACGCCCAACAAGGTGGGCTCGCCGGGCAAGTGCTCGCCGAACAAGCTGGGCTACATGGGCTTCATCGGCGGCGGCACGCCGGCGTCCACCCCGTCCTCCGCGCAGTAA
- a CDS encoding MSCRAMM family protein produces MALLLLLGLGLWRSAEDEVPASRTRPGPRGPKTSSRARPQPVSGERALDDSPRSMGAPSHAGALVVEVLSKDAPLPGASVQLYARQPAELLSFPAQWIGVDSGVTGADGRWTPPVAPGSYYVTVHAEGLAPGYVTVVQPPGPARTRVRLNLERAAELSGLILEKETGKPIENAEILVTPPGVMSAPQARPDSPEDEGLLATSNEAGEFMLSGLAPGTYRVEAQASGYARVEIPVFGIPQSRLTLELSRSGQLEGTVVHADGAPAPGAEVSTTSSQYDATVLTDGEGHFAIDVPPGTYTVSSRQGEETGVLDAVAVDEGDRVRGLRVTLGAGARLSGTMLRKDGSPVIGAKVETWRRMAGSSGLAHRSRALAVTDEHGAFTLGPLAPGTHVPGVALPQRGRYRPPPVTLAAGEHASVVWTCEPRDDVTCQVPEATEGSAQPALAAIRGRVLHPLGIPVGRIEVIIPSGDRKEGWNYYSDFTGDRFDLRGLAPGLKHFAVKAEDMAATVAVELQPGELKELEVTVTPGVTMKGRLIDEASRQPLENGWVHHPLIYMRNTMGRGGTGKDGRFSFAGVQPGEFLLKVTRGTQQGILRGAPSTTHPVKVLPDQDNDVGDIIVPTP; encoded by the coding sequence ATGGCCTTGCTGCTGCTGCTGGGGCTCGGTCTCTGGAGGAGCGCAGAAGACGAGGTACCCGCCTCGCGGACGCGCCCAGGTCCTCGCGGCCCGAAGACGTCGTCCCGGGCCCGTCCGCAGCCCGTGTCCGGTGAGCGAGCCCTCGACGACTCGCCCCGCTCCATGGGAGCGCCGTCCCACGCAGGGGCCCTGGTGGTGGAGGTCCTCTCCAAGGACGCGCCGCTGCCCGGCGCATCCGTGCAGCTCTACGCACGGCAGCCTGCGGAGCTCCTCTCCTTCCCGGCGCAGTGGATCGGTGTGGACAGCGGGGTGACGGGAGCTGATGGACGGTGGACTCCGCCCGTGGCGCCCGGGAGCTATTACGTGACGGTCCACGCGGAGGGGCTCGCTCCAGGCTATGTGACGGTGGTGCAGCCCCCGGGGCCTGCGAGGACCCGCGTGCGGCTGAACCTGGAGCGAGCGGCTGAGCTGTCCGGCCTCATCCTGGAGAAGGAGACGGGCAAGCCCATCGAGAACGCGGAGATCCTCGTGACGCCTCCAGGCGTCATGTCCGCACCGCAGGCACGGCCCGACTCCCCCGAGGACGAGGGCCTCCTGGCCACGAGCAACGAGGCTGGCGAGTTCATGCTCTCGGGCCTGGCCCCAGGCACCTATCGCGTCGAGGCACAGGCCTCGGGCTACGCCCGGGTGGAGATCCCAGTCTTCGGGATTCCGCAGAGCCGCCTCACGCTGGAGCTGTCTCGGTCCGGGCAGCTCGAAGGAACGGTGGTGCATGCGGATGGGGCACCCGCCCCGGGAGCGGAGGTCTCCACCACCAGTTCCCAATATGACGCGACAGTCCTCACGGACGGCGAGGGACACTTCGCCATCGATGTGCCTCCGGGGACCTATACCGTGTCCTCGCGACAGGGCGAGGAGACCGGAGTGCTGGACGCGGTGGCGGTGGACGAGGGGGATCGCGTGCGTGGGCTGCGTGTCACGCTCGGCGCGGGTGCGCGGCTCTCGGGGACGATGCTTCGAAAGGATGGCTCGCCGGTGATCGGCGCGAAGGTGGAGACCTGGCGCCGCATGGCAGGATCGTCGGGCCTGGCTCACCGGAGCCGTGCGCTCGCGGTGACGGATGAGCACGGCGCGTTCACCCTCGGTCCACTGGCGCCGGGAACCCATGTCCCGGGAGTCGCCCTCCCGCAAAGAGGCCGGTACAGGCCCCCACCCGTCACCTTGGCCGCGGGCGAGCATGCCTCCGTGGTGTGGACCTGCGAGCCTCGCGATGACGTGACATGCCAGGTCCCAGAGGCCACGGAGGGTTCCGCGCAGCCTGCGCTGGCGGCCATTCGAGGCCGGGTCCTCCACCCGTTGGGGATTCCCGTGGGACGCATTGAGGTCATCATCCCTTCCGGGGACCGAAAGGAGGGCTGGAATTACTATTCCGATTTCACCGGTGACCGGTTCGATCTGCGAGGGCTTGCCCCAGGGCTCAAGCACTTCGCGGTGAAGGCGGAGGATATGGCGGCCACGGTCGCCGTCGAGCTGCAGCCAGGAGAGCTGAAGGAGCTGGAGGTCACCGTCACGCCCGGAGTCACCATGAAGGGACGGCTCATCGATGAGGCCTCGCGGCAACCGCTGGAGAATGGCTGGGTGCACCACCCGCTGATTTACATGCGCAACACCATGGGGAGGGGCGGCACGGGGAAGGATGGCCGCTTCAGCTTCGCTGGCGTCCAACCCGGAGAATTCCTTCTCAAAGTCACGCGAGGAACCCAGCAGGGAATTCTCCGTGGAGCTCCCTCCACGACCCATCCTGTGAAGGTCCTGCCGGATCAGGACAACGACGTGGGAGACATCATCGTCCCCACGCCGTGA